The proteins below come from a single Acidovorax sp. NCPPB 4044 genomic window:
- the ppk1 gene encoding polyphosphate kinase 1, whose product MPSLPSFSAEPALPADAQDVLTSPTPSAEGSDTTFLNRDHSILAFNERVFDWAARTDVPLLERLRYLCIVSSNLDEFFEVRAAPHITAAQSGETKGPYTVASFDALSAKAHDLVARQYSLYNESLMPAFAEQGIHIVSHGERSTEQRHWVRDYYEREVRPLLVPVGLDPAHPFPQVANKSLNFIVRLKGNDAFGRENEIAIVKVPRVLPRFVRLPVKVAPHGAQFVSLSSIVRAHLSELFPGRDVTEFSQFRVTRHSDLAVDEDDVRNLRTALRQGLQHRHYGQAVRLEVSASCSRFLSDFLQSQFALPAAALFRVHGPVNLVRLTQLVDLVNEPALLFPPWRSSWPRQVLPGAPLLEQIRRHDILVHQPFESFDSVIQFLREAVNDPQVLAIKQTIYRTGADSEMMELLREAVRRGKEVMAVVELKARFDEEANINWAEALESIGAQVVYGVVGLKTHAKMLLVTRREGQRLRRYGHLSTGNYNPRTARLYTDLSYFTADSDVTADMDAVFNHLASQNKLPKLKRLVMAPFHLHKQLQDMIEAVGEAAARGEDARIVAKMNSLTDEALMNSLITAGRKGARIDLIVRGACMLPALREGATDNIRVRSIIGRFLEHTRVFYFRAGAKEDLLLSSADWMNRNMLRRVELAWPVDDPALRQRIIDECLVAYLHDDRDAWTLQPDGAYARAPHPVSGHGAQQALMRRYGPVGAAHAAGSAVVHA is encoded by the coding sequence ATGCCTTCCTTGCCTTCCTTCTCTGCAGAGCCTGCGCTGCCTGCAGATGCCCAGGATGTCCTGACATCCCCCACTCCATCGGCTGAAGGCTCAGATACGACATTTCTCAATCGGGACCACAGCATCCTGGCGTTCAACGAACGTGTGTTCGATTGGGCTGCCCGCACCGATGTACCGCTTCTGGAGCGTCTGCGCTACCTGTGCATCGTGTCGTCCAACCTCGATGAGTTTTTCGAAGTGCGCGCTGCGCCCCACATCACCGCAGCGCAGAGCGGCGAAACAAAGGGACCCTACACCGTAGCCTCCTTCGACGCCTTGTCCGCCAAGGCGCACGATCTGGTGGCGCGGCAGTACTCCCTGTACAACGAGTCTCTGATGCCGGCTTTTGCCGAGCAGGGCATCCATATCGTGTCCCATGGGGAGCGCTCCACCGAACAGCGCCATTGGGTGCGTGACTACTACGAGCGCGAGGTGCGGCCGCTGCTGGTACCGGTGGGCCTGGATCCGGCGCATCCCTTTCCCCAGGTCGCAAACAAATCGCTGAATTTCATCGTGCGGCTCAAGGGCAACGACGCCTTCGGCCGTGAAAATGAAATTGCCATCGTCAAGGTTCCCCGCGTCCTGCCGAGATTCGTACGGCTCCCGGTCAAGGTGGCTCCTCACGGGGCCCAGTTCGTCAGTCTGTCCAGCATTGTGCGGGCACACCTGAGCGAGCTGTTTCCCGGAAGGGATGTGACCGAGTTCTCGCAGTTCCGCGTCACGCGGCATTCCGATCTGGCGGTCGACGAGGACGATGTCCGCAACCTGAGAACTGCCCTGCGGCAAGGGCTGCAGCATCGCCACTACGGTCAGGCCGTGCGCCTGGAAGTTTCGGCCAGTTGCTCCCGATTCCTCTCGGACTTCCTGCAATCGCAATTCGCACTGCCTGCCGCTGCGCTGTTCCGCGTTCATGGTCCGGTGAACCTCGTCAGGCTCACGCAATTGGTGGATCTGGTCAACGAGCCTGCACTGCTGTTTCCTCCCTGGCGGTCGAGCTGGCCGAGGCAGGTGCTTCCGGGTGCGCCGCTGCTGGAGCAGATTCGCCGCCACGACATCCTGGTGCACCAGCCATTCGAAAGCTTCGATTCCGTCATACAGTTCCTGCGGGAGGCTGTGAACGATCCCCAGGTGCTGGCCATCAAGCAGACCATCTACCGCACCGGGGCCGACTCCGAGATGATGGAGTTGCTGCGCGAGGCTGTACGGCGGGGCAAGGAAGTCATGGCCGTCGTGGAGCTCAAAGCCCGGTTCGACGAGGAAGCCAATATCAACTGGGCGGAGGCGCTGGAGTCCATCGGTGCGCAGGTGGTCTACGGTGTCGTGGGTCTCAAGACCCATGCCAAGATGCTGCTGGTCACGCGCCGCGAGGGGCAGCGTTTACGCCGATATGGGCATCTCTCCACCGGCAATTACAACCCGCGTACCGCCCGTCTCTATACAGACCTCAGCTATTTCACGGCCGACTCGGACGTGACGGCGGACATGGATGCCGTGTTCAACCACTTGGCGAGCCAGAACAAGCTGCCCAAGCTCAAACGTCTGGTGATGGCACCCTTCCATCTGCACAAGCAATTGCAGGACATGATCGAAGCAGTGGGCGAGGCGGCAGCGCGGGGCGAGGATGCGCGCATCGTCGCCAAGATGAATTCGTTGACGGATGAGGCGCTGATGAATTCGCTCATCACGGCCGGGCGAAAAGGTGCGCGCATCGATCTCATCGTACGGGGCGCGTGCATGTTGCCGGCCCTGCGCGAGGGTGCGACGGACAACATCCGCGTCCGATCCATCATCGGCAGGTTTCTCGAGCACACCCGGGTGTTCTATTTCCGCGCGGGTGCGAAGGAAGATCTGTTGCTCTCCAGCGCCGACTGGATGAATCGCAACATGTTGCGGCGGGTGGAGTTGGCCTGGCCTGTGGATGACCCGGCCCTTCGGCAACGCATCATCGATGAATGCCTCGTCGCGTATCTTCACGATGACAGGGATGCCTGGACCTTGCAGCCGGATGGAGCATATGCACGTGCGCCCCATCCCGTGTCCGGGCACGGGGCTCAGCAGGCGCTCATGCGGCGCTATGGCCCGGTGGGTGCAGCCCACGCCGCGGGCTCCGCTGTGGTGCATGCATGA
- the glmM gene encoding phosphoglucosamine mutase, producing the protein MARKYFGTDGIRGTVGQAPITPDFVLRLAHAVGRVLRRTEERPTVLIGKDTRISGYMLESALESGFNSAGVDVVLLGPLPTPGVAYLTRAQRASLGVVISASHNAYPDNGIKFFSAQGTKLPDEWELAVEAALDEAPAWADSASLGKTRRLEDAAGRYIEFCKSTFPQDLTLKGVKIVVDAAHGAAYHIAPKVFHELGAEVLAIGCSPDGLNINHQVGATHPDALVRAVRANRADFGVALDGDADRLQMVDASGRLYNGDELLYLMASDRLSRGEQLPGVVGTLMTNMAVELALKAEGVELVRAKVGDRYVLEELARRRWLLGGEGSGHLLALDRHTTGDGLVSALQILQACVRSGRGLAKMLEKLRLFPQVLVNVRLAPGQDWKANAVLEQTLRSVESELGREGRVLVRASGTEPLLRVMVETSDADRASHFAQQLADAARAG; encoded by the coding sequence GTGGCAAGGAAATATTTCGGGACGGACGGCATTCGAGGGACCGTGGGGCAGGCGCCGATCACTCCCGACTTCGTATTGCGGCTCGCGCACGCGGTCGGGCGAGTGCTGCGGCGCACCGAGGAACGGCCCACCGTACTGATTGGCAAGGACACCCGCATTTCGGGCTACATGCTGGAAAGTGCCCTGGAGTCGGGGTTCAACTCCGCAGGCGTCGATGTCGTGCTGCTGGGGCCTTTGCCCACGCCGGGTGTTGCCTACCTGACCCGCGCTCAGCGGGCCAGCCTGGGTGTGGTGATCAGCGCGAGCCACAATGCCTATCCCGACAACGGGATCAAATTCTTCAGTGCGCAGGGCACCAAGCTGCCGGACGAGTGGGAATTGGCTGTCGAAGCCGCACTCGATGAAGCGCCGGCCTGGGCCGACTCTGCGTCCCTGGGCAAAACCCGGCGGCTGGAAGATGCGGCCGGGCGGTATATCGAATTCTGCAAAAGCACTTTCCCGCAAGACCTCACCTTGAAGGGCGTCAAGATCGTGGTGGATGCGGCCCATGGAGCGGCCTATCACATCGCGCCCAAGGTCTTCCACGAGCTGGGCGCCGAGGTGCTGGCGATTGGATGCTCGCCGGATGGGCTCAATATCAATCACCAGGTCGGCGCGACCCATCCCGATGCCCTTGTGCGGGCCGTGCGTGCCAACAGGGCCGATTTCGGCGTGGCTCTCGACGGCGATGCCGACCGGCTGCAGATGGTGGACGCTTCCGGCAGGCTCTACAACGGTGACGAGCTGCTGTATCTGATGGCCTCCGACCGGCTCTCGCGGGGCGAGCAGCTCCCCGGCGTCGTGGGCACGCTGATGACCAACATGGCGGTGGAGTTGGCGCTCAAGGCCGAGGGCGTGGAACTGGTGCGGGCCAAGGTCGGCGACCGCTATGTGCTGGAAGAGCTCGCCCGTCGCCGCTGGCTCCTGGGTGGCGAAGGGTCCGGCCATCTGTTGGCGCTGGACCGGCATACGACGGGAGACGGATTGGTGAGTGCGCTGCAGATTCTGCAGGCATGCGTGCGCAGCGGACGCGGCCTTGCGAAGATGCTGGAGAAGCTCCGCCTGTTTCCTCAGGTCCTGGTCAATGTCCGATTGGCGCCGGGCCAGGACTGGAAGGCCAATGCGGTACTGGAGCAGACCTTGCGTTCCGTGGAGTCCGAACTGGGCAGGGAGGGGCGTGTTCTGGTTCGCGCCAGCGGTACCGAACCGCTGTTGCGTGTGATGGTGGAGACCAGCGATGCGGACCGGGCCAGCCATTTCGCGCAGCAGCTGGCCGATGCCGCGCGCGCGGGCTGA
- a CDS encoding YhbY family RNA-binding protein, whose product MPQIQLTPAERREYRASAHHLDPVVMIGGDGLTAAVQKEVDAALVAHGLIKVRIFNDDRAARELIYQQLSEQLNAAPIQHIGKLIVLWRPQPPKAKTVDEDRMPGPRDVKVLKFSKRGGQRPEVKQLRVLGNQRLTSSGQIKRAKPKQKSIKKRQAD is encoded by the coding sequence ATGCCCCAAATTCAATTGACTCCTGCAGAGCGCAGGGAATACCGCGCCAGCGCCCATCACCTGGATCCCGTGGTAATGATCGGCGGAGACGGCCTCACCGCTGCCGTTCAGAAAGAAGTGGATGCTGCGTTGGTGGCCCATGGCCTCATCAAAGTGCGCATCTTCAACGATGACCGTGCCGCGCGCGAACTGATATACCAACAGCTCTCCGAGCAATTGAACGCAGCGCCTATCCAGCATATCGGCAAGCTGATCGTCCTGTGGCGGCCACAGCCTCCCAAGGCGAAGACGGTCGATGAAGACCGTATGCCGGGCCCTCGAGATGTCAAGGTGCTGAAGTTCAGCAAACGGGGTGGGCAACGTCCCGAGGTGAAGCAATTGCGTGTCTTGGGCAATCAGCGGCTCACCTCGAGCGGCCAGATCAAGCGGGCAAAGCCCAAGCAGAAGTCCATCAAGAAAAGGCAAGCAGATTGA
- a CDS encoding RlmE family RNA methyltransferase: MKVNTKSKKVNKAWLHDHVNDTYVKLAQKEGYRARAAYKLKEIDDSLGLIKPGHVVVDLGSAPGAWSQYLRRRMAPDGAATGRLNGTIIALDILPMEAIDGVDFLQGDFREDEVLERLQQAVQGRPVDVVVSDMAPNLSGVESVDSVRIAHLVELAVGFAQEHLKPEGALVVKLFHGSGYTQLVQLFKECFHTVKPFKPKASRDKSSETFLVGIGLRKKDGPSSA, from the coding sequence ATGAAAGTCAACACAAAAAGCAAGAAGGTGAACAAGGCATGGCTTCACGACCATGTGAACGACACCTACGTCAAGCTGGCGCAGAAAGAGGGCTACCGGGCTCGCGCTGCCTACAAGCTCAAGGAAATAGACGATAGCCTCGGGCTCATCAAGCCTGGGCATGTGGTGGTGGATCTTGGATCGGCACCTGGCGCATGGAGCCAATACCTGAGGCGGCGCATGGCGCCGGATGGGGCTGCGACAGGCAGGCTCAACGGCACGATCATCGCTCTGGATATTCTGCCGATGGAGGCCATCGACGGTGTCGATTTTCTCCAGGGTGATTTTCGTGAGGATGAAGTGCTGGAGCGTCTCCAGCAGGCTGTGCAGGGACGGCCGGTCGACGTGGTGGTTTCGGACATGGCGCCAAACCTGTCCGGGGTCGAGTCGGTGGACAGCGTGAGGATTGCCCACTTGGTCGAGCTCGCAGTCGGCTTTGCCCAGGAGCATCTGAAACCCGAGGGGGCGCTGGTGGTGAAATTGTTCCACGGGAGCGGATACACCCAACTGGTGCAACTCTTCAAGGAATGCTTTCACACAGTCAAGCCTTTCAAGCCCAAGGCCTCGAGGGATAAGTCTTCGGAGACATTCCTCGTCGGCATAGGACTCCGGAAGAAAGACGGCCCGTCTTCGGCCTGA
- a CDS encoding sensor domain-containing protein, producing the protein MPSTIDVRQLPVPGTPTGTAVERLLREQQTLLDSAGVGIVFIRQRQVVRCNPRYAEIFGYASTSDAIGQSSQSLYPSPGAFRELGRNAYPTLSKGLAYRCECQMRRKNGRLFWGSLTGRLINANDTSEGSIWIVDDIDEQRHAEVRLHAAIREKQALFDHAMVGIAFIRNRRLTRCNRHFEHMLGYLPGELAEGSPRQWHFNDDEWEEAERRSRLDPERSPGFTGEMVLRAKDGRPVVCEVRRRALDPMYPEQGSVCIAMDVSAQRKAQAELARMHAELEHQVKERTRQLSETVESLHREINDRKHDQERIYWLAHYDPLTGLPNRTLLAERAQHAIRIAQENNTPLAVVFLDLDHFKHVNDSLGHRVGDALLVEIAKRLRAVVRDRDTVSRLGGDEFILLLPGANAHGATRVATKLQEASRHPYQIGHHELTMAPSMGIALFPSDGTDFDTLTQSADVAMYRAKLDGRNTYRFFTPEMQAQSARALLLENALRRALERNQLHLHYQPQITIATGEVRSVEALLRWEHPELGTIPPAEFIPIAEDSGQILQIGEWVMRTALAQLQAWHGMGLDWLSMAVNLSALQFRQPQLPELVSRILDDTQLRPNRLELELTEGVAVDDPRSAIATMDQLHARGVRMSMDDFGTGYSSLSQLKRFQIYKLKIDQSFVRDLGADSNDRAIVSAIIRMAQALGIRTTAEGVETAEQLEYLQEQGCDEAQGYYFSRPLPSKDISALILNREVRLAHQPG; encoded by the coding sequence ATGCCCTCCACGATCGACGTACGGCAATTGCCAGTGCCAGGAACACCCACGGGGACTGCTGTGGAGCGCCTCCTTCGCGAGCAACAGACGCTGCTGGACAGCGCCGGCGTAGGCATCGTTTTCATTCGCCAGCGGCAGGTGGTTCGCTGCAATCCGCGGTACGCCGAGATATTCGGATATGCATCCACTTCGGATGCGATTGGCCAGAGCAGCCAGAGCCTTTATCCCAGCCCCGGGGCATTTCGCGAGCTCGGCAGGAATGCCTACCCCACCCTTTCCAAAGGCTTGGCCTACCGCTGCGAATGCCAGATGCGCCGCAAGAATGGCCGCCTGTTCTGGGGAAGCCTGACGGGCCGGCTCATCAATGCCAACGACACGTCGGAGGGATCCATCTGGATCGTCGACGACATCGATGAACAACGGCACGCCGAGGTCCGCCTGCACGCAGCGATCCGCGAGAAACAGGCGCTGTTCGACCATGCGATGGTGGGCATCGCCTTCATCCGCAACCGCCGCCTCACGCGTTGCAACCGGCATTTCGAGCACATGCTGGGCTACCTGCCCGGCGAATTGGCCGAGGGCTCGCCCCGGCAATGGCATTTCAATGACGACGAGTGGGAAGAAGCCGAACGGCGCTCCCGCCTGGATCCGGAGAGGTCTCCCGGATTCACCGGCGAAATGGTGCTGCGGGCCAAGGATGGCCGTCCGGTCGTATGCGAAGTCCGCCGCCGTGCGCTCGACCCGATGTACCCGGAACAAGGCTCCGTCTGCATCGCCATGGACGTGAGCGCGCAAAGGAAAGCACAGGCCGAACTGGCCCGTATGCACGCAGAGCTGGAGCATCAGGTCAAAGAGCGAACACGCCAGCTCAGCGAAACGGTCGAGAGCCTCCACCGCGAGATCAACGACCGCAAGCACGACCAGGAACGCATCTACTGGCTGGCCCATTACGACCCGTTGACCGGGCTTCCCAACCGCACCCTGCTGGCGGAACGGGCGCAGCATGCGATCCGCATCGCCCAGGAGAACAACACGCCGCTGGCCGTCGTGTTCCTCGACCTCGACCACTTCAAGCATGTCAACGATTCTCTGGGCCACAGGGTCGGAGATGCCTTGCTGGTCGAGATTGCGAAACGATTGCGTGCCGTCGTGCGCGACCGCGATACGGTCTCTCGCCTGGGAGGCGATGAATTCATTCTTCTCCTGCCCGGCGCAAATGCACATGGCGCCACGCGCGTCGCGACAAAGCTCCAGGAAGCATCACGCCATCCCTACCAGATCGGCCACCATGAACTCACCATGGCACCGTCCATGGGCATCGCCCTCTTCCCGAGCGACGGCACCGATTTCGATACCCTGACCCAGTCCGCAGACGTGGCGATGTACCGCGCCAAGCTGGACGGCCGCAACACCTATCGATTTTTCACTCCGGAGATGCAGGCACAGTCTGCACGCGCGCTGCTTCTGGAAAACGCTTTGCGCCGCGCCCTGGAGCGCAACCAGCTCCACCTGCACTACCAGCCACAGATCACCATTGCCACCGGAGAGGTGCGCAGCGTGGAAGCCTTGCTGCGATGGGAGCATCCCGAGCTGGGCACCATCCCGCCCGCAGAGTTCATCCCCATCGCCGAAGACAGCGGTCAAATACTGCAGATCGGAGAGTGGGTCATGCGCACGGCACTGGCGCAATTGCAGGCCTGGCACGGAATGGGCCTGGACTGGCTTTCCATGGCCGTCAATCTGTCTGCCCTGCAGTTCCGACAACCCCAACTGCCCGAACTCGTCAGCCGGATCCTCGACGACACCCAGCTACGTCCCAACCGGCTCGAACTCGAATTGACCGAAGGTGTGGCCGTGGACGATCCGCGCTCGGCCATTGCCACCATGGACCAACTCCATGCCCGCGGCGTGCGCATGTCGATGGACGACTTCGGCACCGGCTATTCCTCGCTGAGCCAACTGAAGAGGTTCCAAATCTACAAGCTGAAGATCGATCAATCTTTTGTGCGCGATCTGGGGGCCGACAGCAACGACCGGGCCATCGTCAGCGCCATCATCCGCATGGCCCAGGCCCTCGGCATCCGCACCACCGCAGAAGGCGTGGAGACCGCAGAGCAGCTGGAATACCTGCAGGAGCAAGGATGCGATGAGGCGCAGGGCTACTATTTCAGCAGGCCCCTGCCGTCCAAAGACATCTCCGCACTGATCCTGAACCGCGAAGTCCGGCTGGCCCACCAGCCCGGATGA
- the folP gene encoding dihydropteroate synthase, whose amino-acid sequence MYWQTSRFRIDLTRPRVMGILNATPDSFSDGGRHASSSAALRHGEELLRQGADILDIGGESTRPGSPAVPLEEELARVLPVVEEAVRWGVPISVDTYKPVVMEAVLELGADVINDIWALRQPGAVDTVVRHGQCGVCLMHMHRDPQTMQSTPMHGDVIGQVLSFLEQTLQCLRRHGVEKTRIVLDSGIGFGKTVEQNFTLLAQQRLLAANGYPWLAGWSRKSSLGAVTQTAVDGRMVPSVAAALLSVERGARIVRVHDVRETVAALQVWEAAQVPSAP is encoded by the coding sequence ATGTATTGGCAGACTTCCAGATTTCGAATCGATCTGACGCGGCCCCGCGTCATGGGCATCCTGAACGCGACACCCGATTCGTTTTCCGATGGAGGGCGCCATGCTTCATCGAGCGCTGCGTTGCGCCATGGCGAAGAACTGCTGAGGCAGGGGGCCGACATTCTGGATATCGGCGGCGAGTCCACCCGGCCTGGAAGCCCAGCGGTTCCCCTGGAAGAGGAACTGGCGCGGGTTCTGCCGGTCGTGGAAGAGGCGGTGCGCTGGGGCGTGCCGATCTCGGTGGACACCTACAAGCCGGTGGTCATGGAGGCAGTGCTTGAACTGGGTGCCGATGTCATCAACGACATCTGGGCGCTTCGGCAACCAGGGGCGGTCGACACCGTGGTTCGCCACGGCCAATGCGGGGTTTGCCTGATGCACATGCACCGCGATCCCCAGACCATGCAGAGCACGCCCATGCATGGAGATGTGATTGGGCAGGTGCTATCATTTTTGGAGCAAACTCTTCAATGTTTACGGCGGCATGGGGTCGAAAAGACCCGGATTGTTCTTGACAGCGGGATTGGGTTCGGAAAGACCGTGGAACAGAATTTCACGCTGTTGGCCCAGCAGCGGCTGCTGGCTGCGAATGGCTACCCCTGGCTGGCAGGCTGGTCGCGCAAGTCATCGCTGGGCGCGGTGACGCAAACCGCGGTGGATGGGCGGATGGTGCCCAGTGTGGCAGCTGCGTTGCTTTCGGTGGAGCGGGGGGCCCGGATCGTTCGCGTGCACGATGTTCGGGAGACCGTCGCTGCACTGCAGGTCTGGGAAGCGGCACAGGTACCATCGGCACCTTGA
- the ftsH gene encoding ATP-dependent zinc metalloprotease FtsH: protein MNNQWFSKIAVWLVIAMVLFTVFKQFDTRAGAGAGTIGYSEFLEEVRSNRIKSATIQEGQGGTEIVATTSDDRKLRTTATYLDRGLVGDLINNNVKFDVKPREEGSLLMTLLVSWGPMLLLIGVWVYFMRQMQGGGKGGAFSFGKSKARMLDENNNTVTFADVAGCDEAKEEVKEVVDFLKDPQKFQKLGGRIPRGLLLVGPPGTGKTLLAKSIAGEAKVPFFSISGSDFVEMFVGVGAARVRDMFENAKKNAPCIIFIDEIDAVGRQRGAGLGGGNDEREQTLNQMLVEMDGFETNLGVIVVAATNRPDILDAALLRPGRFDRQVYVTLPDIRGREQILNVHMRKVPVGQDVNPGVIARGTPGMSGADLANLCNEAALMAARRNARTVEMQDFEKAKDKIIMGPERKSMVMPEEERRNTAYHEAGHALIGKLLPKCDPVHKVTIIPRGRALGVTMSLPEKDRYSYDREYMLNQISMLFGGRIAEEVFMNQMTTGASNDFERATSIARDMVTRYGMTEALGPMVYAENEGEVFLGRSVTKTNNMSEQTMEKVDGEVRRIIDEQYAQARQLIEDNQDKMHAMANALLEWETIDTEQLDDIMAGKPPRPPKDWTPRTPSSGGDNSGGGTPAPVTNDPAPTAA from the coding sequence TTGAACAATCAATGGTTCTCGAAAATTGCCGTATGGCTGGTGATCGCCATGGTGCTGTTTACGGTGTTCAAGCAATTTGACACCCGCGCAGGCGCCGGCGCCGGCACCATCGGATATTCGGAGTTCCTGGAGGAAGTGCGCAGCAACCGCATCAAGAGCGCGACCATCCAGGAAGGGCAGGGCGGCACGGAAATCGTGGCGACCACCTCCGATGACCGCAAGCTCCGGACGACCGCCACCTACCTGGATCGGGGCCTGGTGGGCGATCTCATCAACAACAATGTCAAGTTCGATGTGAAGCCGCGCGAGGAGGGCTCCCTGCTCATGACGTTGCTGGTCAGCTGGGGCCCGATGCTTCTGCTGATCGGTGTGTGGGTGTATTTCATGCGGCAGATGCAGGGTGGGGGCAAGGGCGGGGCGTTCAGCTTTGGCAAGAGCAAGGCGCGGATGCTCGACGAGAACAACAACACCGTGACCTTCGCCGACGTGGCGGGATGCGACGAGGCAAAGGAAGAAGTCAAGGAAGTGGTGGACTTCCTGAAGGACCCCCAGAAATTCCAGAAGCTCGGCGGACGCATTCCCCGCGGCCTTTTGCTGGTCGGCCCACCTGGAACGGGCAAGACCCTTCTCGCCAAGTCCATCGCGGGTGAAGCCAAGGTGCCTTTCTTCAGCATCTCCGGTTCGGATTTCGTTGAAATGTTCGTGGGTGTGGGTGCCGCGCGTGTTCGCGACATGTTCGAGAACGCCAAGAAGAATGCTCCGTGCATCATCTTCATCGATGAAATCGACGCCGTGGGCCGGCAGCGCGGGGCAGGTTTGGGCGGCGGCAATGACGAGCGCGAGCAGACCCTGAACCAGATGCTGGTCGAGATGGATGGTTTTGAAACCAACCTGGGCGTGATCGTGGTGGCGGCCACCAACCGGCCCGACATCCTTGATGCAGCCTTGTTGCGCCCCGGCCGTTTCGACCGTCAGGTCTATGTCACGCTGCCGGACATCCGTGGCCGCGAGCAGATCCTCAATGTGCATATGCGCAAGGTTCCGGTAGGGCAGGATGTGAATCCCGGTGTGATCGCCCGCGGCACGCCTGGCATGTCGGGAGCCGATCTGGCAAACCTCTGCAATGAAGCGGCCCTGATGGCTGCGCGCCGCAATGCGCGAACGGTCGAGATGCAGGATTTCGAGAAGGCCAAAGACAAGATCATCATGGGCCCCGAGCGCAAGAGCATGGTGATGCCTGAGGAAGAGCGCCGCAACACCGCCTACCACGAAGCGGGACATGCACTGATCGGCAAACTGCTGCCCAAGTGCGACCCTGTGCACAAGGTCACCATCATTCCCCGTGGCCGCGCCCTGGGTGTGACCATGAGCCTGCCGGAGAAGGACCGCTACAGCTACGACCGGGAGTACATGCTCAATCAGATCAGCATGCTGTTCGGTGGACGCATCGCTGAAGAGGTCTTCATGAACCAGATGACCACGGGTGCGAGCAACGACTTCGAGCGCGCTACATCGATTGCCCGCGATATGGTCACCCGCTACGGCATGACCGAGGCGTTGGGCCCCATGGTGTATGCCGAGAACGAAGGGGAGGTTTTCCTCGGACGCTCGGTCACCAAGACCAACAACATGAGCGAGCAGACGATGGAGAAGGTCGACGGCGAGGTGCGGCGCATCATCGATGAGCAATATGCGCAGGCCCGCCAACTGATCGAGGACAACCAGGACAAGATGCACGCCATGGCGAACGCATTGCTGGAGTGGGAAACCATCGACACCGAGCAGTTGGATGACATCATGGCCGGCAAGCCTCCACGCCCGCCCAAGGATTGGACTCCCCGCACTCCATCGTCCGGCGGTGACAATTCGGGTGGCGGCACGCCTGCCCCGGTGACCAACGATCCTGCACCGACCGCTGCATAA
- a CDS encoding GNAT family N-acetyltransferase, whose translation MSDHPVPTLPLSPDAFFRGSLHRPGALDIAVAPPGKSSPPRIEVSWAREAAEVREAQRLRFLVFAGEMGARLSTEVEGHDVDAFDDYCEHLLVRDADTGAVIGTYRVLTPAQALRAGGLYSDTEFDLSRLDHLRGRMVELGRSCVHPEHRHGGVIMTLWGALADFMVRNRLDTMIGCASIPMLHNGLMGGDAAASIWHQLKSTHLAAPEYEVSPRLPLPVDQLDGSLVVEPPALIKGYLRLGARVLGAPAWDPDFNTADLPMLMRIEDLPLRYRKHFLGQPA comes from the coding sequence GTGAGCGACCATCCTGTTCCTACCTTGCCCCTCTCTCCCGATGCTTTCTTTCGGGGGTCTCTTCATCGCCCCGGCGCGCTGGATATTGCGGTGGCGCCACCGGGCAAGAGTTCGCCTCCTCGTATCGAAGTGTCCTGGGCACGCGAAGCCGCCGAAGTGCGGGAAGCCCAGCGATTGAGGTTCCTCGTTTTCGCCGGAGAGATGGGGGCGCGTTTGAGTACCGAAGTCGAGGGGCACGACGTAGATGCCTTCGACGACTATTGCGAGCACCTTCTGGTCCGCGATGCCGATACCGGTGCCGTGATCGGAACCTATCGCGTCCTGACACCTGCGCAGGCATTGCGCGCCGGCGGACTTTACAGCGATACAGAGTTCGACCTCTCCCGGCTGGACCATCTGCGCGGCCGCATGGTGGAACTGGGGCGCAGCTGCGTTCATCCTGAGCATCGCCACGGTGGAGTCATCATGACGCTCTGGGGGGCGCTGGCTGACTTCATGGTCCGGAATCGGCTGGACACCATGATTGGCTGCGCGAGCATCCCGATGCTGCACAACGGCCTGATGGGTGGGGATGCTGCAGCCAGCATTTGGCACCAATTGAAATCGACCCATCTCGCCGCCCCGGAGTATGAGGTCAGCCCACGTCTGCCGCTGCCCGTGGACCAGTTGGATGGTTCACTGGTGGTGGAGCCCCCCGCGCTGATCAAGGGCTATCTGCGCCTGGGAGCCCGTGTACTGGGCGCTCCGGCCTGGGACCCCGATTTCAATACGGCCGATTTGCCCATGCTCATGCGTATCGAGGACCTTCCGCTCCGCTACCGCAAGCACTTTCTCGGACAACCTGCATAA